The genome window TAGGACAACACAGAAATAGAAAGTGGGATATGAACACTCAACCTGACATGATTCCATATGTAGCACTGCAATCCCATCTGACACACCAAATTCACTTTAAAATCTTGTAGTAACTGGGTGGTAAATTAACAGCCAAATTCTATGCAATCTGCAAATGTATCATACCCTCTTGAATTGACATGCCTGGTAAACGGTCTTGACACTGCCCAAGGGCTTTACAAGGGGAAGATGAAGGAGAAAATTTGAGTGAGGGAGTGAAGGAGGGCTTGGATGCACGCTGCTGATTTAACAGGCTCTGTGAGCCGAGGTCCTATACGGAGCATTATTCTCTGCTTGGCTGCCTGTGAGACCGACTCCTCATCCACTGATGGTTGGCTGGTATGTCTGGTAGGCAACTGCCTGCTCTCCCCACAGCACATGTACATCTTTAGGATCGTAGTTTTAAATCAGGTAAACTATGGAGTCTATATGTTTAACTCTACATAAGACCAATGTTCACTATTGAACAAATACTGTTGTGAGATCCAACTAAGGTTCTTTCTTGCGATATCAAAAGAGATTTCATGTACAGTACATGAAGTTATGTGGCTGCACAAATGTTGAACATAGCTGCACTCAAAACATTAAACAACCAGTGAATTTACAATGTCCTTTTGTTCATCTGGATGCTCATCAGAAGTTAAAGACTGCAAGACAGAAAATATAGACTAAGCCATCACTGATGTCAGTTGTCATGGTGCAGAAgtaaaagaaatgacaataaaatacATTGCTAATTGGAAATATTCAAAGAATCAAAACTGCTTCAGTTTCCACTCTATATAGACTGAAAAGATGGgcattttaaaaaaatcatgATTAAAATCAGAGATGACATTTACAGTGTTCGCCAACCACAAAACAGTATGACAATATTtcttatacatgtaacacacacaTAAATTTCTGGACAACGACAATTTTGTCTGACAAAAATTTAATTTCTCCAGGTTTAGAAATGTGGTGCACTCTTTCGTCCTAAATAGATATTTAATCTCCCTTTTCCCATCTGGCGTGCAATTCAAAATATAGACAACCATTGCATTCGAACCATTCTATAAATGAAGGAACGGACCaaattcagtttgactgttcttgaACCTATGGTCAATTTCCACTAGTGTTAAATAACCATTTTTTTAACCTTTTGCAGTCATGGTACATTTCATCTCCAAATTGTACAATTTTGTTTCGTATACAAGGAAATTTAGAGATAAAAATGTAGGCGACCGGAAATATTTTACCACTCTGAATAGCcctctagaacacacacacacacacacacacacacacacacacacacacacacacacacccaccccaaaAACTGTGCAATCAAGGACAAAATAGAGATCAACATTGAGTGATGACTATTTTGTCTCTGGTCAGCTAAGTTAGCCCACCTTCAGGGAGTCCACGAGATCCTCCACCAAGAAGAGGCGACTCATCTGCTTGAGGGCTCGGTTGATATAGGTCAGACTGGCGTCCACGTGCTTGCGGAAGGTGTCCGGGGGAATGGTGAGATCCTTTTCCATCAGCACTCTGTGGGTGGGGCAGAGGGGAGGGTGAACACTAAAAATGAGGCTTAACCTCTATGTGCTAATTGCTACGATGTTAATAACCCATCTTCCTCTAAGGCTGGCTGAATTACTTATGTGCTAATCTCCAAAGCTAACAAGCCACTTTTCATTATGATCTGGCAAGTGAGTTAGCTGTTAATAGTTTATTACCATCTAATTATTTAAAATTTTAGCAGTAATTTCACCTGGTCCACGGTAATCTTTGACTTGTCTACCAAGTCACTCCCTTATATGGAGTATTAATATCTTCGTTCTGACTGAGACGTGATAAAAGAGACTTAATCATGCGTCTTTGTGAACAGGCCACATTGTATGCTCAAATAAGTGCTCCCTCAGGCTTCAGTTCAACCATAAAAGGTTGttctataaataaatatacacattttgcacaaattcagaattactgaTCGTAAAGTTCGATAGTTCCTCATGgtattccacagggttcagtgtcgaggccactcctgtttattatttacctcctccctcttggcaacatttCCCGgtactatggtatccatttccactacgatgctgatgatacacagctttatgtgtccactaagcccacttgcACTcccccctccagtaccctcactgcttgtcctgtctccatgatatacagatatggatgctaacaattatctgaaattcaacagtagtaaaactgagctactcctaaTTGGCACCAAAcctacactctcaaaaactaatatttgctcactccccattgctgaaGCCACCATACCAGTCTAGTCTTtgtgttatcctagatagtacccatttccttttccagtcatataaacagtctcccagattgcctttttccatttgCGAAACATCTCCAGCAGGGCTCAAGAGTGCGACCAAAATTTTTAAGAGTGCGACTGAAAAAAATTATAGGTCGCACTGGTGCACCCGATGCTGCTCAGGTGAACACTGAAATCTCTTTCGCAAGCGCagcatctctctgtgttctcctgatggtatcgtggtctaaaccaataagagacagagctcgggcgggtcctcgcctctgattggctgtggtccttttcactgctctaagtagtgtcagttcaaaaaatgcgagcgacctgagcaggctgagcgccagagaacttgaacgggaaaataacagcctataggtctacgcgacaaaacgagtgaaaatgaagagaggtagagccattgaaagttttttcattaaaaaaacaaaacctactCCTTCAACCAGCCCTACTGTCACTCACACACTTTATTTTACTTGAAATGTTTAAATCTAACATGTTCAATTTCAGTTCATTGAAGTGCTTTAAGCACAACtcttttatttggaaatgtttaaatgttttaaatgttcaatttaagctcagtgtagcactttaaacactatttttctttatatattcttcatatatatatatatattctttatatattgtgtttaaaataaagacaagctttttctacaccatattgttttaaaaaatcattcacattatatgacagaagagcgataaaaaggagaccttttggtgttaaaggcgacgcaataaaaaatgtgggtgcacctaaattttgtgctggtgcacctaaaataaaaagttaggcgcaccagtgcaaccaatgcaaaaagttagtgtagagccctgtccagactatgccctgctttaacacaacactctaCTGAAGTCTTAAATCAATGCTTTCGTCACATCATGCATAGACTACTGCAATGTGTATCCTGGCAGGCACCTCCAACAAACTTATTCCccaacttcaactcatccagaattctgcagcactgATTATTACActttcaaagtccactgaccatgtctctctccTACTggttcaattacactggcttcctgtgtcacagcggcTTAATCTAAAAaacattattaacattcaaagctcttcataatctatctcctgcttatctcacagacctccttcagacttgcactccatcttgctccctgcagtcttcaccagcaggtctattcgcactaccagccatcaacctcagcacaatgggtgtcagaactttctcctatgctgcacccaaactgtgGAACGCCATTACCCATCACATACACTtcctggactccattacagaattcaaatctGCTCTTAAAAAACCCCACCTTTTtaaaactagcatactcactttagcAGTATCAAATTCAACTCTCTTTTTTTAAGCTCCTGCTGATGTTATGCTCTGttgcttattgtgttttatttgattgcactaatgtttttttactgctttgttttattatatttgatgtaaggtgacctcgaGTGTCATTTCAggcgcctttaaataaaatgttttattaattatcatatctactactactactttcggctgctcccattaggattatataataataataacactaataataataataatattaggcAATGCCCTGCCTGACAATCATATTTTGTGACTTTGAGGGCTACGGAGGAGCTGACAACTTGAACACAGTGTCTGAGAATGAACTAACAACAATGGGGTGTTTCTAGCTTGAGATATCAAGCCTCATATTCCATCATATCCTGTCTTTTTAATAACATGACACCAGAGACATGGCATAAACTTAAAAatctctggttggttggttgcgGCCCCTTACTTGAAGGGGTGTCCCTCGCTGGACTTCTGCACGGCCTGGATGACGGACTTGTAGATGCGGAAGGTGATGGTGACGCACAGCAGGGCCAACAGCAGGTAAGACATCACGCTGATGACGCTGAAGGCCGCCagcgacagcagcagcagcatggacaGGCCGAACACCGCGCCCGACTTCTTGGGGTCCCGCCAGTGTATCAGGTCCTTGACTGCAGAGCGGAGGGGGGAAAAAGCCTGTGTTATTTGGACTGACACAAGTGTCGCCATGTGACCATGTCAAACATTGATGAGGGGgagaaaataaaacacacacacacacacacacattatcaagTTGAACTCCAACCTCTGCCCCGTAAAAACATGAATCACACATTATACAGTGAAACTCCCCTCTGGCAACTGCTATGAACAACTAAGGAAGGTATTATTGCTGAAGTTGCCTGTTTGCATGATTATGAGTGTCTGTAAGAAGTCATACATGCAGAAGTGATAGCCTCCATACAGGGTTGTTATGCAATCCTGGGATGGTGTGGGTGCCCTAAAACAACTTCTCCCCCTTCCCACTGCATGTGAAAGGGGGGCATTTAAAGAAACCTTGTATAAGCGCTACAGCCTCCACACGAGACTGTGTTCAAGGGAGGTTTAAGGCCTCTGTATTCCAGCAGGTTAATAGGAACACACGGCATGCAGCAGGCTGGGCTTGGAACCAAGAAAAGAGCTTAAAGAGCCTGAAACTCACATGGTGACTTTTTCCTGCCTAATCACCTCCCTCTGCTCCTGTGGTAAGATGGAGCTCAGACAAATGCAGACCAGAGTGCACTCGGGCTCAAATACAGTCGAGGCCACGCCAGTAGCGCAGAACTCTTGCATCACTGCCAGCCGTTTCAAGCTTCCGCCTTCGTGACATTGATATCTAcggtttattctcttactctctctttatATTCTATCCtgacctcttcatttgtcctactgattttgctattttctgtgcttagttcactaatcgctagattctctagttttctttctcaaacaactcgtgtttagtaggcagcctctcattcctagtttgttactagcttcgagtttagcttagcttagcagttagctctattgcatttgcagttaAAGAAGCTTTGTTAAAACaacggtgtgtggtgactgttccgcagttacagataggttgtccaTGAGTTAGAACAGCTTCttttggctaggattacgttagacgtgACGGGCCCTCCAGACAGCCTTTGTCCCAGGCCTGACAGtggacctgctattgttagtacTAGCTCATCCGCAGATGCGGTGGAGTTTATCTCTGTTTGCTGGTGTGGGAAGGCTCATAAGAGCAAGCCACCAGTCACgtagcctggtctgcagtcacctctctcgATTGCAAACCGGTTTTCGTCCCTCACCAGCCttgttggtagtcctactggcCAGTGTGCCTTTCCCACTCCTgttgacagagtaaagcaacgcacgctagtggtAAGAGATTCCATTACCCTCAATATCAGATAAGCTTCACCagtcttggttcactgtttacccggggtaAGAGaatccgacatagaggataatcttagggtgctggcatcatggaTAGAATAAAGGAACCAAccatgccagaggtaacacggcgattcaaaccggcgatccccatgctggtaggcaacagaatagactgccactccacccggacgccccactgttATTACATCTTTTGACATAATccctcttgatactttgaccaagcttgtgtcagcttctaaaccagctacttgcctacttgaccctttaccagcaaaactttttaaagacctctggcctttcctgggacctacaatgctcgacattgttaatttatcacttattactggcactgttcccagcacttTTAAGACAGATGTGATCAAAAATCTACCTAAGAAACCGCACCTCGGATCCAGAATTTCTTAATAACTACCGAACGGTCTCTAATCTCCCATTCTTTCCTGGAGtattagagagagttgtgtaccaACAACTTTTGATCTATATAGAAGAAAACTctttgaaccttttcaatcggctttaaGGGCCAGTCaacccactgaaactgctctgaacaGAGTGATGaacaatcttctactagctatggactctgattccacctctgtgcttctactactagacctcagtgcagcctttgacaccactgattactgtaaactattagacagaataaattgtaattttacaATCGAAAACTCTGTGACTCCACAAAGTGTGGCAAcccaaaatcttggtgttacagcctttcctttgataagcacattaaagaaatcacctagACTTCCTTTTATCACTTAGTAAGTAAGTAACAGCTAAAATTCGGGCCTTTCCAGTCAGCGTCTGACACTAAGActaacacatgcatttgtttcatccagacttgattactgtaatgttctgttttaaggactgccacatgctagtactaagtcttcagatggttcagaatgccgcagctagaatcccaactaaaactagaaaatttatttacaccaattcttgcctcccttcattggcttcctatccatgttagatcagaatttgAATTGAGGACTTTGATTTGAATTAATTAATTTGAATTACTGAATTAATTtgaattgagtacttcacaacctgtagtgCACAGCacgtcggtttctgtctcaatcaatttaccaagcactgttctgccgattaTTGAATATAGATTATTGACAATGGCAAACTGTTtgcttctctcacatgtcttttctctccctgAATGATGTCATCTCCTTTCTCTtcatctgtgtatgtgaatggcgtGGTGGTGAGTCTCCCGTGTGGACGTGTAGTcagcctcctcccaggtctcaacGATGATGGTGCTcgccatctggacactgcttggcatcctcctcccttttttttttatatcttatatatcttataaattcacatcctgtttcaatgttatatctttctctcactctgacGTGTGACTCGTTCTTTTCGTTTCTCTTCTCCCGCGTATATGAACGTGTGatgtgtctcccctgtgtgcatgtgtagtctgtcttcctgtcaggtctacatggtgatgctggtcggtTGGCTCAGGTCctgagctgttccggtggcatctgggcactgcttggcatcctcctcatcatattcttcatatatcttataattctgttatcctctttcaatgttgtattgtgtaaattgtgtaaacacaacatccattgcacgttgtctgccttgggagagagatccctcttctgttgctctccctgaggttccttcctattatgttttccctgttaaaggtttttttttttagggagttgttccttatccaatgcgagggtctaaggacaggatgttgtgttgctgcaaagcccactgcagcaaatttgtaatttgtgataatgggcaatacaaataaaattgacttgacttgaggcaTAATGGCAggaaatgcacaaacacacaaaggtgTAGACACGTGAACTCACAAACAGCCTTGTTCCAAGGCTGTGTGGGGCCTGAATATTCGTCAATTCCCCACCATTACTCAAACTCTGCCTAAAAATCAATTTTGTTCCAAGTTATAAACCCAGTAATGTCTTCACCATTTCTGTTCCCGATACATAATatgcagatttaaatttaataaaaaggtaaaaaagGGGCCTGATAAACATTCCATTTGCTTTTGAAATATCACATTTCAAAAGTAACAGTGCACTTGTTGCTTTATCATCATCATAATAGAAGCTTTTTAGTTAACATTTGggttgatttttttcttcttcaatgaAATAAACCAATAAAGATCCAAAAAGGCTTTCCCCCCCaatcacagataacaacactgGTCAAACGCAAAGAAAAAGACCTGAACATATAGCATGCAAACGACTGAATCTACTGGATTTGTGAGAGGGTCTCCGAATAAAGTATGGAAGCCAAACGATATTAAATTAATCCCCAAATTGGAACAAATCAGGTAGCCAAATGTTCCTCAATAGATCTGCTGTTTTCCAAAACAGTGTCTTTAAAAATGATGCTGTTGCCTAGGCTTTTAGGCTACAATACTTACCATTTCCATTTATTGGTATAACTGGGCGTACTACCTCAGCCCTTTGAGTGCATTTTTACTGAGGGAAGGCGACCCAAAACTGCAATATCTGACAAACGCGAGAGTGTCATTTTTATGCTCTAATGTTATTGCTTATTAAGATTTTGAAATCTGTCAATTTATCACCCTCCCAACACAATTACAATGTGATTAATACCACTGAAGATGTCTCTCGTGGACCTGCCCTTGTATAATACTCATAATTTCTGCTAAATGTCCTAtgcccctctgccccccccccccaggactgtTATCATGCCATGTGTGCAGGCATGGCTTGTCCAAACAGCAGGACAATAATCTAAAATGAATATCACCGGAGGTCATCTACTTGTAAGCAGCTGCTTTCCAGCCAAGTATTACAGATAGGTAATGCACACTTATTAGATCCTCGGCACATCTAGATAAACGACTTTATTTGGGATAGAGTGGAATTAGTAATTGGGGTGAACCGAGGATAGATTCTGAAAAATAATGGAAATGCCAATTGTAATTATGTAAATATTACCAACTTTCTATGCACATATTTACAATAGATTGGATGAATTGGCTGTACACAAAAGGCAGTGAAAACCAACACATCAGTGTGTGGATTGAAGAGATGGCATGATTTAATACTAATCACACTATTATTTCTTAATAATGTTCAATCAGTTGCTGCTTAGAAATGTTAATATGAAACCCTTCAACAGCagaagggttttttttaagaGAGAAAATAAGCTCACTCTGCTAGGGCAAGCATTAACACCACTGAGCTGAGACAACAcaggcatgagagagagagagagagagagagagagagagagagagagagagagagagagagagagagagagagagagagagagagagagaacatgctcTTTTGTTCATGGTGATGCCTGCTGAGCCCAAAATGAGAGCACGAGTGGGGTTTCCTTGCCCAGCACTGCAGGGGTCTGAGTCCCTCCCCAGCATGCCTTGCCGGTGCCCATTGGGAAGGCAGCCAGAGCTTGACGTCCTCATTTATTATCCCTCGCTACCTCGCTCTGTGTTCCAGGCCTCAGATCTAACTGGAGGTCCCAGTGGCGGTGGAACCGCAGTGGCCTGCTTTCTACCTCCATGTGCAGTGCGCAACTCTTAAAGGCACAGGCACC of Lampris incognitus isolate fLamInc1 chromosome 20, fLamInc1.hap2, whole genome shotgun sequence contains these proteins:
- the rtn3 gene encoding reticulon-3 isoform X3; its protein translation is MDPATQSAQISSSQGAADGHNSAAKDSKLSVKDLIHWRDPKKSGAVFGLSMLLLLSLAAFSVISVMSYLLLALLCVTITFRIYKSVIQAVQKSSEGHPFKVLMEKDLTIPPDTFRKHVDASLTYINRALKQMSRLFLVEDLVDSLKLAVVMWLLTYVGAVFNGITILILADILLFAIPPIYEKNKTQIDQYIDLVRTQVSTTIAKLQEKLPGAMKRSKAE